One part of the Aerosakkonema funiforme FACHB-1375 genome encodes these proteins:
- a CDS encoding DUF389 domain-containing protein produces the protein MQRREIEPQNVEQIQIELLEESSLDTNYLVLILGSCVIATLGLLSNSAAVIIGAMIIAPLMMPIRGLAFGALEGNVVLVRKGLTAIAVGTLLATVLAMLLGFLVRLPEFGSEVIARSKPNLLDLGIAVAAGGISGFAKVQPKVSGTLAGTAIAVALMPPICVVGLGLAQANWSLSLGATLLYLTNLLGITISCMFTFLMAGYTPLHRAHKALSWALVFTVILVIPLGISFVELLRQNQLEASLKRALLNRTITFQNVELIKTNTNWLANPPEVRLTVRTKEALTPKQVILLEKFVEKEMRQRFTLIFEVSQVEEVRRDDPDSGSSE, from the coding sequence ATGCAAAGGCGCGAAATCGAGCCTCAAAATGTAGAGCAAATCCAAATAGAACTGTTAGAAGAATCAAGTTTAGATACTAATTATCTTGTCTTGATTTTAGGCTCGTGCGTAATCGCAACTTTGGGATTGTTATCCAATAGTGCCGCTGTAATTATAGGTGCAATGATTATAGCTCCTTTAATGATGCCTATCCGGGGATTAGCTTTTGGAGCATTAGAAGGAAACGTTGTTTTAGTTCGCAAAGGTTTGACGGCGATCGCAGTTGGGACACTTCTTGCAACTGTTTTGGCTATGTTGCTGGGTTTTTTGGTAAGACTTCCCGAATTTGGCAGCGAAGTGATCGCCCGTTCCAAACCGAATTTACTAGATTTGGGAATTGCCGTAGCAGCCGGAGGAATTAGCGGTTTTGCTAAAGTTCAGCCCAAAGTTTCTGGGACTTTAGCTGGAACTGCGATCGCAGTTGCTCTCATGCCGCCAATTTGTGTAGTTGGATTGGGTTTAGCTCAAGCAAATTGGTCACTCAGTTTGGGTGCAACGCTGCTTTATCTTACCAATTTACTCGGCATTACTATCTCGTGTATGTTCACTTTTTTAATGGCAGGCTACACGCCGCTGCATCGCGCCCACAAAGCGCTTAGTTGGGCTTTAGTTTTTACGGTCATACTTGTCATTCCTTTAGGTATAAGTTTTGTAGAATTGCTGAGGCAAAATCAACTCGAAGCCAGCCTTAAAAGGGCCTTACTCAATCGCACGATTACCTTTCAAAACGTTGAACTAATTAAAACGAATACAAACTGGCTAGCCAATCCGCCGGAAGTGCGCTTAACCGTTCGTACCAAGGAAGCTTTAACGCCAAAACAAGTAATACTTTTAGAAAAGTTTGTAGAAAAGGAAATGAGACAGCGGTTTACCCTCATATTTGAGGTCAGCCAAGTTGAAGAAGTGAGGCGAGACGACCCAGATAGTGGCTCTTCTGAGTAG
- a CDS encoding mechanosensitive ion channel family protein: MNLQESALTAWAKIQGMIDGLIVMLPNIVLAAIVFALFFFAGSKIKSLVKRLTRRHRQARNLGLVLGRLSQGIVILVGLFVALSIIIPTFQAGDLIQLLGISGVAIGFAFRDILQNFLAGILILLTEPFQIDDQIVFKGYEGTVENIQTRATTIRTYDGRRIVIPNSELFTNSVMVNTAFEKRRLEYDIGIGYGDDIDRAKQLILEAMHSVDGVLRDPPPDALTMELAPSTVNIRARWWIQPPRRADALDMRDRVLTAIKNKLTANGIDLPFPTQQILFHDQTEETDGDRSRQREGWPAGQGQVPKPLSIGDSLRKLAEMRSQRDGNSDK; the protein is encoded by the coding sequence ATGAATCTCCAGGAATCAGCATTAACTGCATGGGCGAAGATTCAGGGGATGATAGATGGCCTAATCGTCATGTTGCCCAACATTGTGCTGGCGGCGATCGTCTTCGCGCTGTTTTTTTTCGCAGGCAGTAAAATTAAGTCGCTCGTCAAACGTCTGACCAGAAGGCATCGGCAAGCTAGGAACTTGGGACTGGTGCTGGGGCGTTTATCGCAGGGAATTGTGATTTTAGTCGGTTTATTTGTGGCTTTATCCATCATCATACCGACATTCCAGGCAGGAGATTTGATTCAACTGCTGGGTATTAGCGGTGTGGCGATCGGCTTTGCATTTCGCGATATTCTCCAGAACTTTTTGGCTGGTATCTTGATTCTTTTGACTGAACCTTTCCAAATTGATGACCAAATTGTTTTCAAAGGTTATGAGGGAACGGTAGAAAACATCCAGACACGCGCTACCACAATTAGGACTTACGATGGTCGTCGCATTGTCATTCCTAATTCTGAGCTTTTTACTAATTCGGTGATGGTGAACACTGCTTTTGAAAAACGCCGCTTAGAATACGATATCGGGATTGGCTACGGCGATGATATCGATCGCGCCAAACAACTCATTCTGGAAGCAATGCACAGTGTCGATGGAGTGTTGCGCGATCCGCCTCCCGACGCGCTGACAATGGAACTCGCTCCCAGTACTGTGAATATCCGCGCTCGCTGGTGGATTCAACCACCCCGACGCGCAGATGCTCTCGATATGCGCGATCGCGTTCTGACTGCAATTAAAAACAAGCTGACTGCCAACGGCATCGATCTGCCTTTCCCAACACAGCAAATTCTGTTTCACGACCAAACCGAAGAAACCGACGGCGATCGCTCCCGTCAGCGCGAAGGATGGCCCGCAGGCCAAGGTCAAGTCCCCAAACCCCTCAGTATTGGCGATTCTCTCCGAAAACTGGCAGAAATGCGCTCCCAAAGAGATGGTAACAGCGACAAATGA
- a CDS encoding DUF2254 domain-containing protein: protein MKIKLLKLWDSLHTSYWFVPTLMAIIATALAIAMLTLDRVDLSGPIEQLGWVYTGGPEGARTVLSSIAGSMITVAGTVFSITLVALQLASSQFGPRLLRNFMQDTGNQVVLGTFIATFIYCLLVLRTIRGEDYDVFVPQISVTVGIVLAIVSIGVLIYFIHHASTSIQASHVISEVGNELDKAIERLFPEKIGQDTKHIGRQIDEIPTSFDREACAIVAVCSGYLQAIDDNKLMEIAQQKDLLLRLNYRPGKFIFRGTKLVMVWPGKLVNEKLAKEINSAFILGRQRTEQQDVEFLVNQLVEIAVRAISPGVNDPFTAIQCIDQLSAALCCLAEREFPSPYRYDDDNKLRVIADATTFVHLTDAAFNQIRQYSKPDVAVVIRLLEAIAIIATHTQNKNHRDVLLRHAETIKRSSDREISEEYDRFCIQERYLAVVKALNNPYSLT, encoded by the coding sequence ATGAAAATCAAATTGCTCAAACTATGGGACTCTCTACACACCAGCTACTGGTTTGTGCCGACACTAATGGCTATTATCGCTACCGCACTGGCGATCGCAATGCTGACCCTGGATAGGGTAGACTTATCTGGGCCGATCGAACAGTTGGGCTGGGTGTACACAGGTGGCCCAGAAGGTGCTAGAACGGTGCTTTCATCGATCGCAGGTTCGATGATTACCGTTGCCGGTACCGTCTTTTCCATTACCCTGGTAGCGCTTCAGCTTGCTTCTTCGCAATTCGGCCCGCGCCTGCTTCGCAATTTTATGCAGGATACGGGCAATCAGGTGGTGCTGGGTACATTCATTGCCACATTTATTTACTGCTTGCTCGTACTGCGAACGATCCGTGGAGAGGACTACGATGTATTTGTGCCGCAAATTTCGGTTACAGTCGGCATAGTCTTGGCGATCGTCAGCATCGGCGTCCTGATTTATTTTATCCATCACGCATCCACATCAATTCAGGCATCCCACGTCATCTCGGAAGTTGGCAACGAATTGGATAAAGCAATTGAGCGGCTGTTTCCAGAAAAAATAGGGCAGGATACTAAGCATATTGGGCGGCAAATTGACGAGATTCCAACCAGTTTCGATCGAGAAGCTTGTGCGATCGTCGCTGTTTGTAGCGGTTATTTACAAGCAATTGATGACAACAAATTGATGGAAATCGCTCAACAAAAAGATCTTCTTTTGCGTCTTAACTATCGCCCCGGAAAATTTATCTTCCGGGGAACTAAACTGGTAATGGTTTGGCCTGGAAAATTAGTTAATGAAAAGCTCGCAAAGGAAATCAACAGCGCCTTCATTTTAGGCAGGCAACGCACGGAGCAACAAGATGTGGAGTTTTTGGTTAACCAGCTGGTGGAGATTGCGGTGCGTGCTATATCTCCAGGTGTCAACGATCCCTTTACTGCCATCCAGTGTATTGACCAGCTTAGTGCAGCTTTGTGCTGTTTGGCGGAAAGAGAGTTTCCATCCCCTTACCGCTACGATGATGACAACAAATTGCGCGTAATAGCTGACGCAACGACATTTGTACATTTAACCGATGCTGCCTTTAACCAAATTCGACAATACAGCAAGCCGGATGTAGCAGTAGTAATTCGTTTGCTCGAAGCGATCGCTATTATCGCTACTCATACCCAAAATAAAAATCATCGCGATGTTTTACTGCGTCATGCTGAAACGATAAAGCGCAGCAGCGATCGAGAAATATCGGAAGAGTACGATCGATTTTGTATTCAAGAACGATATTTAGCAGTAGTGAAAGCTTTAAATAATCCGTACTCGCTTACCTAA
- a CDS encoding DUF3611 family protein, producing the protein MQTQSETSLLTPTKQKVITLFRLLGWLGFWVELGLAIASGLALLFSISGRNFATETNAGLGVGIFWAVAGLFALLFSIFLAFRYTRIAKHLANRNSAVHPKKADTMQMLRLGAIVSLVGIFLCLLGAGATVGVMVAKAVSQPPGVAITDPDKIIRALDVFVAVANINGIAGHFMSVVISLGLYNWLHRD; encoded by the coding sequence ATGCAAACTCAGTCAGAAACATCCTTACTTACCCCAACGAAACAAAAAGTTATTACCCTATTTCGCCTACTAGGCTGGCTTGGTTTCTGGGTAGAATTAGGCTTGGCTATTGCTTCTGGCTTAGCTTTGTTATTTTCTATCTCTGGACGTAACTTTGCCACTGAAACTAATGCCGGACTGGGAGTAGGGATATTTTGGGCTGTCGCTGGACTTTTCGCGCTGTTGTTCAGCATATTTTTAGCTTTCCGTTACACGCGCATAGCCAAACATTTGGCAAATCGTAATTCAGCAGTGCATCCAAAAAAAGCAGATACAATGCAAATGTTGCGACTGGGTGCGATCGTTAGTTTGGTGGGCATATTTTTATGCCTTTTAGGTGCTGGCGCGACTGTAGGTGTAATGGTAGCAAAAGCTGTATCTCAACCTCCTGGCGTAGCAATCACCGACCCCGACAAAATTATTCGTGCGCTTGATGTTTTTGTAGCGGTAGCAAATATCAACGGTATTGCCGGTCATTTTATGAGTGTTGTAATTTCACTTGGTTTGTACAATTGGCTGCATCGCGATTAG